In one window of Desulfovibrio sp. DNA:
- the ureG gene encoding urease accessory protein UreG, whose translation MTNRPCLRVGVGGPVGSGKTALLRHLCLRLRKHYNMAVVTNDIYTREDAEFLLRHNALEADRIIGVETGGCPHTAIREDASMNIQAIEELQARHPGLELVLVESGGDNLSATFSPELADLTIYVIDVSGGDKIPRKGGPGITKSDLLVINKVDLAPMVHASLDVMERDTRRMRGERPYVLTEMLSGAGIEAVITFIIREGMLQF comes from the coding sequence ATGACCAATAGACCCTGCCTGCGAGTGGGCGTTGGCGGCCCTGTGGGTTCCGGCAAAACGGCACTCTTGCGCCACCTGTGCCTGCGGCTGCGCAAGCACTACAATATGGCCGTCGTCACCAACGACATTTACACCCGCGAAGATGCGGAATTTCTGCTGCGGCACAACGCCCTTGAAGCCGACCGCATCATCGGCGTTGAAACGGGCGGCTGCCCGCACACTGCCATCCGCGAAGACGCCTCAATGAACATTCAGGCCATTGAGGAGCTTCAGGCGCGTCATCCCGGCCTGGAACTGGTGTTGGTGGAAAGCGGCGGGGACAACCTGTCCGCTACGTTCAGCCCGGAACTGGCCGACCTCACCATCTATGTCATTGACGTAAGCGGCGGCGATAAAATCCCGCGCAAGGGCGGCCCCGGCATCACCAAGTCCGACCTGCTCGTTATCAACAAGGTTGACCTCGCGCCCATGGTGCATGCCTCGCTGGACGTGATGGAGCGTGACACCCGCCGCATGCGCGGCGAACGCCCCTATGTGCTGACCGAAATGCTTTCCGGGGCCGGTATTGAGGCTGTGATCACTTTCATCATCCGCGAGGGCATGCTGCAGTTTTAG
- a CDS encoding chemotaxis response regulator protein-glutamate methylesterase, with protein MTRVLVVDDSTFMRNAIVSLLEQDPEIKVVGTARDGLEALQKAEELDADVMTLDVEMPRLDGLGTLQRLMKTTPMPVLMISSLTESGAESTLKALEYGALDFIPKNMSNDRDSFGSELRRKVTALARRKAIIRLKYRRINNIPMPASPLPRIQHSQPADYVQTPCHGPRDLVVVGVSTGGPPVVQKILSALPADLAACILVAQHMPAAFTGPFAKRLDSVCNISVSEAVDGDRIKNGHAYVCPGGKHISVRMRGPLPEVAITEEPRDALYKPTVNLLMESAGKNMGRRTLGVMLTGMGSDGCEGAKVLREKGGCLIAQNEASCVVYGMPKAVIDAKLANQILDADDIAQAIMTIVKG; from the coding sequence ATGACCCGTGTTTTAGTGGTGGACGATTCGACCTTCATGCGCAACGCTATTGTCTCTCTTTTGGAGCAGGACCCGGAAATCAAGGTTGTCGGTACTGCCAGAGATGGGCTGGAAGCTCTGCAAAAAGCCGAAGAGCTTGATGCTGACGTCATGACGCTTGATGTGGAAATGCCTCGCCTTGATGGCCTTGGCACGTTGCAGCGCCTTATGAAGACAACGCCCATGCCAGTGCTCATGATCAGTTCGCTGACTGAGAGCGGTGCTGAAAGCACTCTCAAGGCTCTGGAATACGGGGCGCTGGACTTCATCCCCAAGAACATGAGCAATGACCGTGATTCTTTCGGGTCGGAACTGCGCCGCAAAGTAACGGCACTGGCCCGGCGTAAGGCCATCATCCGTCTCAAGTACCGCCGCATCAACAATATTCCCATGCCGGCCTCTCCCTTGCCGCGAATACAGCATTCACAACCGGCGGACTATGTTCAGACACCCTGCCATGGACCACGCGACCTCGTTGTTGTGGGCGTTTCCACGGGGGGACCGCCAGTGGTTCAAAAGATCCTGTCCGCCCTGCCCGCAGATCTGGCAGCCTGCATCCTTGTGGCGCAGCACATGCCAGCCGCCTTTACAGGCCCCTTTGCCAAAAGACTGGACAGTGTTTGCAACATAAGCGTCTCCGAGGCAGTGGATGGAGACCGCATAAAAAACGGGCATGCCTATGTCTGCCCTGGCGGCAAGCATATAAGCGTGCGCATGCGCGGCCCCCTGCCTGAAGTCGCCATCACCGAGGAACCCCGTGACGCGCTGTACAAGCCCACCGTCAACCTGCTTATGGAAAGCGCCGGAAAAAACATGGGCCGCCGTACCCTGGGTGTCATGCTGACCGGCATGGGTTCGGACGGATGCGAAGGCGCAAAAGTTTTGAGAGAAAAAGGCGGCTGCCTCATTGCCCAAAATGAGGCTTCATGCGTGGTATATGGCATGCCCAAGGCTGTCATTGATGCCAAATTGGCCAATCAGATTCTTGATGCAGATGATATCGCCCAAGCCATCATGACAATTGTCAAGGGCTGA
- a CDS encoding SLC13 family permease: MAAEAWIGAGIVTATIGLWATARLPEYLVALLFFATAAILHLAPPDVLFSGFSSGAFWLVLSGFVLGVTIRKVGLADRIARSLASRLTGSWLHMVGGVVLLTYALAFIMPSNMGRIALLMPIVLALADRAGLVEGSRGRTALALAVGFGTFQLSASILPANVPNLIMAGAAESAYGIHLSYLPYLMLHAPVLGLLKGLALVGWLCLLFPAKPQKIAASGPSQPLSPAEKRLSVLLLATLALWITDAVHGISPAWIGLAAACVCVLPRIGFLTGDEFAAGVNIRTCLYIAGILGLAAFVNYSGLGAIMGSWLLHRLPLDPSSPASNFGALIALTSALNFTVTANGVPALFTPLAQPLAEASGLPLLTVLMVQVIGYATPLLPYQASPVVVAMGMGQVPARDGIRLCLALAATTFLMLVPLDYAWFKLLGQIPH; this comes from the coding sequence ATGGCGGCAGAAGCATGGATAGGCGCGGGCATCGTCACCGCCACGATCGGGCTTTGGGCCACGGCGAGGTTGCCGGAATACCTCGTCGCTTTACTGTTTTTTGCAACAGCCGCCATCTTGCATCTGGCTCCGCCCGACGTGTTGTTCTCGGGTTTTTCTTCGGGCGCGTTCTGGCTGGTGCTCAGTGGCTTTGTTCTTGGCGTTACTATCCGCAAGGTCGGTTTGGCAGACCGCATCGCCCGCAGTCTGGCGAGCCGGTTGACTGGATCATGGCTCCATATGGTCGGGGGCGTGGTGTTGCTCACCTATGCCCTGGCCTTCATCATGCCTTCCAACATGGGGCGCATCGCCTTGCTGATGCCCATCGTCCTGGCTCTGGCCGACCGCGCTGGACTGGTAGAGGGCAGTCGCGGGCGCACGGCACTGGCATTGGCGGTCGGCTTTGGCACCTTCCAACTGTCAGCCAGCATCCTGCCCGCCAATGTGCCCAACCTCATCATGGCTGGCGCAGCCGAAAGCGCGTATGGCATCCACCTTTCCTATCTTCCCTATCTGATGCTGCATGCGCCCGTACTCGGGCTGCTCAAAGGACTCGCGCTTGTGGGCTGGCTGTGTCTGCTGTTCCCCGCAAAACCGCAAAAAATTGCGGCATCCGGGCCCTCCCAACCGCTGAGTCCAGCCGAAAAACGCCTGAGTGTCTTGCTGCTTGCGACGCTGGCGCTGTGGATAACCGATGCCGTGCATGGTATATCGCCAGCCTGGATAGGTTTGGCGGCTGCCTGCGTTTGCGTGTTGCCCCGCATTGGCTTTCTGACTGGCGACGAATTTGCCGCTGGCGTCAACATCCGCACCTGTCTCTATATTGCCGGCATCCTGGGGCTGGCGGCGTTCGTGAACTATTCCGGGCTGGGAGCCATCATGGGCTCGTGGTTGCTGCACAGGCTCCCGCTCGATCCGTCCAGCCCGGCCAGCAACTTTGGAGCCTTGATCGCGCTGACCAGTGCGTTAAACTTCACCGTTACTGCCAATGGCGTACCAGCCTTGTTCACGCCCCTCGCGCAGCCCCTGGCAGAAGCTTCCGGTCTGCCTTTGCTGACCGTGCTTATGGTGCAGGTCATCGGCTATGCCACGCCGTTGCTTCCCTACCAGGCATCTCCCGTCGTCGTTGCAATGGGTATGGGTCAGGTGCCCGCCAGGGATGGCATTCGACTTTGCCTGGCGCTTGCAGCGACCACCTTCTTGATGCTGGTGCCGCTCGACTATGCCTGGTTCAAACTGCTGGGCCAGATTCCGCACTGA
- the ureE gene encoding urease accessory protein UreE: MLEFTENMGQRTNLEPTVTLTLTWEQRGKCRQRLRLDSGEDAGLFLTRGQVLREGDILRAGDVLAIVRNRAEPVVTGIAPNWETLARACYHLGNRHTAMQLGHKWLRFMPDHVLEELAENLGLRLRRENLPFEPEGGAYGGHGHSHG; encoded by the coding sequence ATGCTGGAATTTACCGAAAACATGGGTCAGCGAACCAATCTGGAGCCTACGGTCACCCTCACCCTGACCTGGGAGCAGCGCGGCAAATGCCGCCAGCGGCTGCGGCTGGACAGCGGCGAAGACGCAGGCCTGTTTCTCACGCGCGGGCAGGTTCTGCGCGAGGGCGATATTCTGCGCGCCGGGGATGTGCTGGCAATTGTGCGCAACCGCGCGGAACCTGTGGTGACCGGCATTGCCCCCAACTGGGAAACTCTGGCCCGCGCCTGCTATCACCTTGGCAACCGCCACACCGCCATGCAGCTTGGCCACAAGTGGCTGCGCTTTATGCCCGACCACGTGCTTGAAGAACTGGCGGAAAATCTGGGTCTGCGTCTGCGCCGCGAAAATCTGCCCTTTGAGCCCGAAGGCGGCGCTTACGGCGGGCACGGGCACAGTCATGGCTGA
- a CDS encoding urease accessory protein UreF: MAELAVGLATDLASEPPLTVKTLADGTCRVQQCAMQGQAEDLSGQAGPHDGRTGGYSAWQGPHLGLTALLYLSGQSLPVGGFAWSQGLAAAVERGHAGTAEGVRRWLWGVLRLGFARNDLPLLLRMHAAVCSADADALARWNALMLAGRESRELWQEEIQMGRALRRMLHDQNMLPPWPLPDAAGYTACFAVAAVMLDQHARSMEPYCDAAAQQRAGLDAACAYVWSWLQNQVAVACKTVPLGQTAAQKLLLEFMPAVPQLAAQAAALPDEGIGSSLPGLALCSAGHERQYTRLFRS, from the coding sequence ATGGCTGAACTGGCGGTTGGACTTGCGACGGATCTGGCCTCCGAGCCGCCGCTTACTGTAAAAACGCTGGCAGACGGAACCTGCCGAGTTCAACAGTGCGCGATGCAGGGACAAGCGGAAGATCTGTCAGGCCAGGCCGGTCCGCATGATGGCCGGACCGGTGGCTACTCGGCATGGCAAGGGCCGCACCTTGGTCTGACAGCCCTGCTCTATCTGTCGGGGCAATCCCTGCCTGTTGGTGGTTTTGCTTGGTCGCAAGGCCTTGCTGCCGCCGTGGAGCGGGGACATGCAGGCACTGCGGAAGGCGTGCGCCGCTGGCTTTGGGGCGTGCTGCGGCTGGGCTTTGCGCGCAACGATCTGCCCCTTCTGCTGCGTATGCATGCGGCAGTATGCAGCGCCGATGCCGATGCGCTGGCCCGCTGGAACGCTCTTATGCTTGCCGGGCGTGAGAGCCGCGAACTGTGGCAGGAAGAAATTCAGATGGGGCGCGCCCTGCGCCGTATGTTGCATGATCAGAACATGCTGCCGCCCTGGCCGCTGCCTGACGCTGCGGGGTACACGGCCTGTTTTGCCGTTGCCGCCGTCATGCTCGACCAGCACGCACGCAGCATGGAGCCGTATTGCGATGCTGCCGCGCAGCAGCGCGCCGGGCTGGACGCGGCCTGCGCCTATGTGTGGAGCTGGCTGCAAAACCAGGTGGCCGTGGCCTGCAAAACCGTGCCTCTGGGCCAGACCGCCGCGCAAAAACTGTTGCTGGAGTTCATGCCTGCCGTGCCGCAACTGGCGGCTCAGGCAGCGGCCCTGCCCGATGAGGGCATCGGCTCCAGTCTCCCCGGCCTTGCCCTGTGCAGCGCCGGACACGAACGACAATATACCCGACTTTTCAGGAGTTGA
- a CDS encoding HEAT repeat domain-containing protein: protein MENLLDTAPQVLEALQSDDSATIRSAAFNAGDMALLEAIPLLCSLVKSSNIGIQEAAEYALRKIRGPQVVAALLPLLRSDEAPVRNVAMDILREIGSDSIESMQPYLQDEDPDLRIFITDILGYSPTHQAVLLLSKALLKDPEVNVRYQAAVSLGNLAFPEAVPALCQAMHDEEWVQFAVVEALAKIKDPSAANGLVKLLPQASPLVCSAIIDALGDMGDVKAIPLLFSSLENVRVPLRHKIVKAIVQILSVRSLSLLAAKSQERLRDYLLEALTDNDEDILLAALQGLSAIGNEDATEAIINLAVGLDVERQSELYEAAIHAIASLGYNSMLRDALRSDDEKHIAVAMEACRLLKDQRPVEELKNIFWRVSPDLRREAVAELAQMGTCTDTPFFLSIIEHSDDAEVLKSALVFFGNQHGCPEVEDIVFAQLDHRYVDVQEMALEASINLHSPKLNSQFKIRARSEDPMQRMMAIYALGRYSVTENLDEILQALEDPSPRVRQVAIEAFQNLGPQAEDFLPHFLPRLIDEDKDVRIALVDLLGQIGTPAVMPHLVSALADENDWVKIRAIEALGVHKLADAVPYLTQLFETANPMVSYKIIEALGMIGGNVAFSVLLGLMNSEDPEIQHAAAEAVAAIQAEQE from the coding sequence ATGGAAAATTTGCTCGACACGGCTCCGCAAGTACTTGAAGCACTGCAGTCAGATGACAGCGCCACTATTCGCAGTGCCGCTTTCAATGCTGGCGACATGGCCTTGCTTGAAGCTATCCCTTTGCTTTGCTCGCTTGTCAAAAGCAGCAATATCGGCATACAGGAAGCGGCAGAATACGCCTTGCGCAAAATCCGGGGCCCCCAGGTGGTGGCTGCCCTGCTGCCCTTGCTACGTAGCGATGAGGCCCCTGTGCGCAATGTGGCCATGGATATTTTGCGTGAAATCGGCAGTGACAGCATTGAGAGCATGCAGCCGTATCTGCAGGACGAAGACCCGGATCTGCGCATCTTTATTACCGACATTCTCGGGTACAGCCCGACGCACCAGGCGGTTCTGCTCCTCTCAAAGGCGCTGCTTAAAGATCCGGAAGTAAACGTGCGCTATCAGGCGGCCGTCAGTTTGGGCAACCTTGCTTTTCCCGAGGCGGTTCCCGCTCTGTGCCAGGCCATGCACGATGAAGAATGGGTGCAGTTCGCAGTGGTGGAAGCCCTGGCGAAGATCAAGGATCCTTCCGCCGCCAATGGGCTTGTAAAGTTGCTGCCGCAGGCCTCGCCACTTGTATGCTCCGCCATCATTGACGCGCTGGGCGATATGGGGGATGTCAAAGCCATACCGCTGCTTTTCAGCTCGCTTGAAAATGTCCGCGTGCCTCTGCGGCATAAAATCGTCAAAGCCATTGTGCAGATTCTGAGCGTGCGCTCCCTGTCGCTGCTGGCCGCCAAATCACAAGAACGCTTGCGCGACTATCTGCTTGAGGCGCTTACCGACAATGATGAAGACATTCTGCTGGCTGCTCTGCAAGGCTTGAGCGCCATTGGCAACGAGGACGCCACCGAGGCCATCATCAATCTGGCCGTGGGCCTTGATGTGGAGCGGCAGTCCGAACTTTATGAGGCTGCCATACACGCCATTGCTTCCCTTGGGTACAACAGCATGCTCCGCGACGCCCTGCGCAGCGACGATGAAAAGCATATTGCCGTGGCAATGGAAGCCTGTCGGCTTTTGAAGGATCAACGCCCGGTTGAGGAGCTTAAAAACATTTTCTGGCGGGTAAGCCCCGATCTGCGACGGGAGGCTGTGGCCGAACTCGCGCAGATGGGCACCTGCACGGATACCCCGTTCTTTCTCTCCATTATTGAACACTCTGACGACGCGGAAGTTTTAAAGAGCGCACTGGTGTTTTTCGGTAATCAGCATGGTTGCCCCGAAGTGGAAGACATCGTTTTTGCCCAGCTTGACCACCGGTATGTTGATGTGCAGGAAATGGCTCTTGAAGCAAGCATCAATCTTCACAGCCCCAAACTCAACAGCCAGTTCAAGATCAGGGCACGCAGCGAAGACCCCATGCAGCGCATGATGGCCATCTACGCTCTTGGCCGCTATAGTGTCACTGAAAATCTTGATGAAATACTTCAGGCTCTTGAAGACCCTTCGCCCCGTGTGCGACAGGTTGCCATTGAGGCCTTTCAAAATCTGGGGCCACAGGCTGAAGACTTTTTGCCCCACTTCTTGCCCCGCCTGATTGATGAAGACAAGGACGTGCGGATCGCCCTGGTGGATCTGCTTGGTCAGATAGGCACCCCAGCAGTCATGCCGCACCTTGTCTCTGCCCTTGCTGACGAGAATGACTGGGTCAAAATCAGAGCCATTGAAGCTCTGGGCGTACACAAACTTGCCGATGCTGTTCCCTACCTGACTCAACTGTTTGAAACAGCCAATCCCATGGTTTCTTACAAGATTATTGAGGCGTTGGGAATGATCGGCGGCAATGTGGCCTTCAGTGTGCTTCTTGGCTTGATGAATAGTGAAGACCCGGAAATACAGCACGCTGCGGCTGAAGCGGTGGCAGCCATCCAGGCAGAACAGGAGTAG